GATTTAAAATATAAAGATATTAATAAGCCTGAATATGTTATAGAAATAAGGAAGATAAATGGAGATTTGGTTTTAAAATTAATACTTGTTGAACCGGATGATGAAGTATCCCCAGAGGAAAAATTATTTACAATATATGATACAATAAATAAAAAAGCTTATAAAGCTTATATTAAAAATCTTTATAGTTATTTTACTAAAAATCCTAATATATTTTCCAAAATAAGAGAAGAGAAGAAATAAAAATTATTAAACTTATAGATTGACTAAAAATATTAATTTGTTAAATTCCAAAAAAAATAAAAATTAAAAAAGGAGATAAAAGTGCCTAACAAAAAGTTTGCTGAAAAGAGAGATAGACAAAGCAAAAAAAGAAGACTAAGGAATAGGATGCTTAAAAAACTTATAAAAACTCAATTTAAAAAAATTTTAAATTTAGTTAAAGAAGGTAAAAAGAGTGATGCAATTCAAGCATACAATTTTTATCAAAAAATTTGTGATAAAGCAGTTAAAAATAATGTTTTGCATAAAAATGGTGCTGCTAGAAGGAAAAGCAGAGCTGCAAGAATATTAAAAAGTATTGAAAAATAGATAGTGTAAAATTTTATTTTTTAAATAGTAAAAATCATGGTTAAAATAATAAAAAAGGATTTAATAGAGGAGGTTTTTGCCAGAACAAATAATGTTAATAAAATAGTAGTTAAAGATATTATTGATAAATTATTTAATGTTATTGTTGAAAAATTAAATAATGAAGATGAACTTAATATTGAAATAAGAGGCTTTGCTATTATCAAAAAAAGAAAAGTAAAGAGTAGGAAAGTTTATAATTTTAAAGAAAAGAAAATTATTAAATCTAAAAGAAATTATAAGATTAGTATTAAGCCAGCGAAAGAAATAAAATTATAGTTTTTAATTTAAAGATTAAGGTAAATTTATGTATAAGATTGTTATAGTTGATGACAATTGGGAAACATGCGAACTATTTAAGGTAATGTTAGAAAATTTAGAGATATTTAAAGTTGTAGCTTTTGAGAGTGGAGAATCTTTTTTAGAATTTATTAAAGATGGGGAAAATTTTGATGTAGCAATAATAGATCTTGATTTGCCAGATGTACATGGTTTTGATTTAATTAAAAATTTGAGGGAAAATTTTAGCATTACATTACCAATTATTGTAATAACTGGTTTTGGCGATTCGAATCATAAATTTAAAGCTTTAAGTCTTGGAGCTGATGATTATATTGTAAAACCTATCAATATGTTTGAAGTTGTTTTAAAAATAAGTAATTTTGTTAAAAAGAAAATATTTATAGAAGAAATCTTAAATAGAGAAGAGATTATTAGAGAAAAAGCAACTATGCTTAATATGTTTGTAGAATTTATCAAAAATCAGCTTTATCAACCTATGGAGGAGTTTCTAATAAAAATTAAAGAAATAAAAGATAATAAAAATTTAGAAAAAAAGTTTGAAGAAAGTTTTAATTTTTTAAATCAACTTGATAATAAATTGATAGAAACTATGAAGAAAATAGAGGGAGTTTTAAATATTTATAATGATAAAAAGAATGAAATAGAAACTAGAAAGAAAAAGTTGCAAAGCCTTGCAGAAATAGA
Above is a window of Spirochaetota bacterium DNA encoding:
- the rpsT gene encoding 30S ribosomal protein S20, producing MPNKKFAEKRDRQSKKRRLRNRMLKKLIKTQFKKILNLVKEGKKSDAIQAYNFYQKICDKAVKNNVLHKNGAARRKSRAARILKSIEK
- a CDS encoding HU family DNA-binding protein; the encoded protein is MVKIIKKDLIEEVFARTNNVNKIVVKDIIDKLFNVIVEKLNNEDELNIEIRGFAIIKKRKVKSRKVYNFKEKKIIKSKRNYKISIKPAKEIKL
- a CDS encoding response regulator transcription factor — protein: MYKIVIVDDNWETCELFKVMLENLEIFKVVAFESGESFLEFIKDGENFDVAIIDLDLPDVHGFDLIKNLRENFSITLPIIVITGFGDSNHKFKALSLGADDYIVKPINMFEVVLKISNFVKKKIFIEEILNREEIIREKATMLNMFVEFIKNQLYQPMEEFLIKIKEIKDNKNLEKKFEESFNFLNQLDNKLIETMKKIEGVLNIYNDKKNEIETRKKKLQSLAEIEEVIDLNIKNNIFRKN